One Acanthopagrus latus isolate v.2019 chromosome 12, fAcaLat1.1, whole genome shotgun sequence genomic region harbors:
- the nefma gene encoding neurofilament, medium polypeptide a, translating to MSYPVDTIGSPFRRSMDTRTTGYGYSRSSGTPSSGFRSQSWSRASPGSTMTTSYKRSVNMPVSRAYSSTVLSSADSVDYTQTSILNGDYKRSNEKEQLQGLNDRFVVYIDKVHYLEQQNKQIEAEIQALRQKQVSRSQLGDLYDQELQELRSMLEQINHDKAQIQLDTDHIEEDIQRLRDRFDEEARIREETEAIIRVLKKDGSDSELMKSELEKKVQSLQDEIAFIRNNHEEEVSELIAQIQASQVTVERKDLQKANITEALREIRCELEGHSNQNLQQVEGWFMCRYAKLTEAAEQNKDAIKSARDEIADYRRQLQSKTVELESIRGTRDSLERQLNDIEDRHNSDLASLQETIHQLDNELKSTKWEMARHLREYQDLLNVKMALDIEIAAYRKLLEGEETHFSTFPYRQAVTTTKISKPKSEATKLKVQHKFVEEIIEETRVEDDKSDIDEALAEIAQELSATLGDGGEEAEEEEGEAEEAGEGGEEEGEAEEGEGEGEAEEEEVVAATEAKVSASAPAKEGEEEEEEEEDGKGGDEEGEGEGEGGEEAEKEEEGEGGDDAEGGDEGEGEEGAEEEEEVEETVLCSKAPESKASPDKEKAGDKEGSGGEEEAAAEEGGDQDEDAGSDKASKSGDEKDEKDEIEDADKGKKDDSEKDEKKVKEEKADDKSEEDIAKTEAPKTEAAKPEPKKEEAAKTEVSKPDSPKPESPKPGSPKSESPKPQSPKSESPKPASPKSESPKEGSPKAGSPKPSSPKAESPKSESPKPQSPKAESPKAESPKRETAKPEAPKAAEEKSEKKTEPADDKKVEKKDVAMNGDLDKSPEEKEKKDEEKEADVIANGVDESPVKEDGSQKVVITKTVETITTGEDGSKHVTKSVTVTETVKEVEEVEKMVATKKTEKHSTQSIKEVTEGN from the exons ATGAGTTACCCGGTGGACACTATAGGGAGCCCCTTCCGGAGAAGTATGGACACTAGGACGACCGGCTACGGCTACAGCCGCTCCAGCGGCACCCCCTCCAGCGGCTTTCGCTCCCAGTCCTGGTCCCGGGCCAGTCCCGGCTCCACCATGACCACCTCTTACAAGAGGAGCGTGAACATGCCGGTGTCCCGAGCTTACAGCTCAACGGTGCTCAGCTCCGCCGACAGCGTTGATTACACCCAAACCTCCATCCTGAACGGAGACTACAAGCGATCGAACGAGAAAGAGCAACTCCAAGGGCTCAACGACCGGTTTGTTGTTTACATTGACAAGGTGCACTACCTGGAGCAGCAGAACAAGCAGATCGAGGCGGAGATCCAGGCACTGCGGCAGAAGCAGGTGTCCCGCTCCCAGCTGGGAGACCTGTACgaccaggagctgcaggagcttcGCTCCATGCTGGAGCAGATCAACCACGACAAGGCGCAGATCCAGCTCGACACCGACCACATCGAGGAGGACATCCAGCGGCTCAGGGACCGCTTCGACGAAGAGGCGCGCATCCGGGAGGAGACAGAGGCGATCATCCGCGTCCTGAAGAAGGACGGCAGCGACTCGGAGTTGATGAAGTCCGAGTTGGAGAAGAAAGTTCAGTCGCTGCAGGACGAGATCGCCTTCATCCGCAATAACCACGAGGAAGAGGTGAGCGAGCTCATCGCTCAGATCCAGGCGTCTCAGGTGACGGTGGAGAGGAAAGACCTCCAGAAGGCGAACATCACCGAGGCGCTGCGGGAGATCCGCTGCGAGCTGGAGGGACACTCCAACCAGaacctgcagcaggtggagggcTGGTTCATGTGCCGCTACGCCAAGCTCACCGAGGCAGCCGAGCAGAACAAGGACGCCATAAAGTCCGCCCGGGACGAGATCGCCGACTACCGCCGCCAGCTGCAGTCCAAGACGGTGGAGCTGGAGTCCATCCGCGGGACAAGAGACTCTCTGGAGAGGCAGCTGAATGACATCGAGGACCGCCACAACAGCGACCTGGCCAGCCTGCAG GAGACCATTCACCAGCTGGATAATGAGCTCAAGAGCACGAAATGGGAGATGGCTCGTCACCTGCGCGAGTACCAGGACTTGCTCAATGTCAAGATGGCCTTGGACATCGAGATTGCTGCATACAG GAAACTCCTCGAGGGCGAGGAAACCCACTTTAGCACCTTCCCGTACCGCCAGGCGGTCACCACCACCAAAATTTCGAAGCCCAAATCAGAAGCTACCAAGCTGAAGGTGCAGCACAAGTTCGTGGAGGAGATCATCGAGGAGACGAGGGTCGAGGATGACAAGTCTGACATTGACGAGGCCCTGGCAGAGATTGCACAAGAGCTGTCCGCCACGCTCGGAGACGGaggggaggaggcagaggaggaggaaggggaggcggaagaggcaggagagggaggagaagaagagggtgaggctgaggagggagagggcgagggcgaggcggaggaggaggaagtcgTAGCTGCCACAGAAGCCAAAGTTAGTGCCAGCGCACCCGCtaaagagggggaggaggaggaggaggaggaagaggatggaaaGGGTGGCGATGAGGAAGGcgagggggagggagaaggcggtgaggaggcagagaaagaagaagaaggtgaggGAGGGGATGACGCAGAGGGAGGTGATGAgggggaaggagaagagggagcagaggaggaggaggaagttgaGGAGACGGTATTGTGCTCCAAAGCTCCCGAGTCCAAAGCCTCCCCTGACAAAGAGAAGGCCGGAGACAAAGAGGgcagcggaggagaggaggaagctgctgcCGAAGAGGGTGGCGATCAGGATGAAGACGCCGGCAGTGACAAAGCATCCAAAAGTGGAGATGAGAAAGATGAGAAAGATGAGATAGAGGACGCAGACAAAGGCAAAAAGGACGATAGTGAAAAAGACGagaagaaggtgaaggaggagaaagcgGACGACAAATCAGAGGAGGACATTGCCAAGACAGAAGCTCCGAAAACAGAAGCTGCCAAGCCTGAGCCCAAGAAGGAAGAGGCTGCCAAAACAGAAGTATCAAAACCTGATTCCCCAAAACCCGAGTCCCCAAAGCCTGGATCCCCCAAGTCCGAATCACCCAAACCTCAGTCCCCTAAATCTGAATCTCCCAAGCCAGCATCTCCCAAGTCCGAGTCCCCCAAAGAAGGCTCGCCAAAGGCTGGATCCCCCAAACCCAGCTCCCCAAAAGCTGAGTCCCCTAAGTCAGAATCTCCAAAACCTCAGTCCCCAAAAGCTGAATCCCCCAAAGCTGAATCTCCAAAGAGAGAGACTGCCAAGCCTGAGGCTCCTAAGGCTGCTGAGGAGAAATCAGAGAAGAAGACTGAGCCGGCAGACGACAAGAAGGTAGAAAAGAAAGATGTGGCCATGAACGGCGACTTGGACAAGAGtccagaggagaaagagaagaaggacGAGGAGAAAGAAGCCGACGTGATCGCCAACGGCGTGGACGAGAGCCCCGTCAAGGAAGATGGCAGCCAGAAGGTGGTCATCACCAAAACCGTGGAGACGATCACAACCGGAGAGGACGGCTCCAAGCATGTCACCAAGTCAGTCACCGTGACCGAGACggtgaaggaggtggaggaggtcgAGAAGATGGTCGCCACCAAGAAGACGGAGAAGCACTCCACCCAGTCCATCAAGGAGGTGACCGAGGGCAACTGA
- the pgam2 gene encoding phosphoglycerate mutase 2 codes for MAAAHRLVIVRHGESAWNQENRFCGWFDADLSEKGVEEAKRGALAIKEAGLKFDICYTSVLKRAVKTLWTIMEGTDQMWLPVIRTWRLNERHYGGLTGLNKAETAEKHGEEQVKIWRRSFDIPPPPMDKDHPYHKIISESRRYKNLKPGELPTCESLKDTIARALPFWNDVIAPEIKAGKNVIIAAHGNSLRGIVKHLEGMSDAAIMELNLPTGIPIVYELDANLKPVKPMSFLGDEETVKKAMEAVAAQGKAKK; via the exons ATGGCTGCTGCCCATCGTTTGGTGATCGTGCGCCACGGCGAGAGCGCCTGGAACCAGGAGAACCGCTTCTGCGGCTGGTTCGACGCCGACCTCAGTGAGAAGGGCGTGGAGGAGGCCAAGCGCGGAGCCCTGGCCATCAAGGAGGCCGGGCTCAAGTTCGACATCTGCTACACGTCGGTGCTGAAGCGCGCCGTCAAGACCCTGTGGACCATCATGGAGGGCACAGACCAGATGTGGCTGCCTGTGATCCGCACCTGGCGTCTGAACGAGCGTCACTACGGAGGCCTCACCGGTCTCAACAAGGCCGAGACGGCCGAGAAGCACGGCGAGGAGCAGGTGAAGATCTGGCGCCGCTCCTTCGACATCCCACCTCCACCCATGGACAAGGACCACCCTTACCACAAAATCATCAGCGAG TCTCGGCGCTACAAGAACCTGAAGCCTGGTGAGCTCCCCACGTGTGAGTCACTGAAGGACACTATCGCCCGCGCCCTGCCTTTCTGGAATGACGTCATCGCGCCTGAAATCAAGGCGGGAAAGAACGTCATCATTGCTGCCCACGGCAACAGCCTCCGTGGAATCGTCAAGCACCTGGAGG gtatGTCCGACGCGGCCATCATGGAGCTGAACCTGCCCACAGGAATCCCAATCGTGTACGAGCTGGATGCCAACCTGAAGCCCGTGAAGCCCATGTCTTTCCTCGGTGACGAGGAGACCGTGAAGAAGGCCATGGAGGCCGTGGCTGCCCAGGGCAAAGCTAAGAAGTAA
- the LOC119030491 gene encoding syntaxin-2-like isoform X1 — MAAKQQQKRGDMTETPESTVNMEEFLSTVGELRSLIEKTSRQAEELERRHGAILSAPTQDKRNKKELEQLNNETKRNANLVRAKLKSMQKDFNVDENSQSASVIQRIQKNQHSHLTRWFAEVMRGYHKAQVSFREKCKAQIQRQLEIVDKVTTDEELEEMLQRDNLAIFISDVSSQARISSQALSEIESRHQDIICLESSIKELHEIFVDTAMLLEIQGDLINNIEKNVTSAAEYVDISKDETYKAVAYKKNPYKVTSLPSFFKPFKRKTTDKTATDQNTSDLSHD; from the exons ATGGCGGCG aagcagcagcagaagcgaGGTGATAtgacagagacaccagagaGCACAGTCAACATGGAGGAGTTCTTGAGCACG gtgGGGGAGTTGAGAAGCCTCATTGAGAAGACATCTCGTCAGGCAGAGGAGTTGGAGAGGAGACATGGCGCCATCCTCTCTGCTCCCACCCAGGACAAGA gaaacaaaaaagagctggagcagctgaacaATGAGACCAAGAGGAACGCCAACTTGGTCCGAGCAAAGTTAAAAT CAATGCAAAAGGACTTTAACGTGGACGAGAACAGTCAAAGTGCTTCAGTAATCCAGCGTATTCAGAAGAACCAG CACTCCCACCTGACTCGTTGGTTTGCTGAAGTCATGAGGGGCTACCATAAGGCACAAGTCTCCTTCAGAGAGAAATGCAAAGCACAAATTCAGAGACAGCTGGAGATCG TGGATAAAGTGACTACagatgaggagctggaggagatgctGCAACGTGACAATCTTGCCATCTTCATATCTGAT GTCAGCTCTCAAGCTCGGATCTCAAGCCAGGCTCTGAGTGAGATTGAATCTCGTCATCAGGACATCATCTGCCTGGAGTCCAGCATCAAAGAGCTGCACGAGATATTTGTCGACACTGCCATGCTGCTGGAGATTCAG GGGGATCTGATCAACAACATAGAGAAGAACGTGACAAGTGCTGCAGAGTACGTAGACATTTCCAAAGATGAAACCTATAAAGCAGTCGCGTATAAGAAAAACCCCTATAAGGTAACTTCTCTCCCGAGCTTCTTTAAACCCTTCAAGAGGAAAACCACTGATAAAACTGCTACTGATCAAAACACTTCAGACTTGAGCCATGACTGA
- the nefla gene encoding neurofilament light polypeptide — translation MSSLGYDPYYSTSSYRRWFVEAPPRVVTRGRTHSVYSSHASPLSSSRLQYSSPGRVLLSSSSQASSLELELNQAAQISSDFRAIRTQERSQLQELNDRFAGFIERVRELEQQNRALEAELLLLRQRHNEPSRLRALYEQEARALRAAVDEARAEQQAVMGQRERLEQTLSALQGRYEEEVLGREEAEARLMEARREADQAALAKAELEKSIETLLEELAFLKRIHEGEVAELQAQVQLGVQVAVESEAATPDLSGALREIRSQYERLAARNMQAAEEWFRGKVGSMTESVAQHSDAVRSSKDEAGEYRRQLQTRLLEIDACRGLNESLEKQLHEMEEKQSAEIAAMQDTIGELESELRGTKQEMARYLKEYQDLLNVKMALDIEIAAYRKLLEGEESRFSVGVAGGVSSLYTHSLSAPSYARPVFSSLSSGTTYLMTSRLLSSSTTEGIISSSQAQQAEAGPPAEEEGEQEEEEEEVKEAEEEKEEEAGEETEETKEEAEEEEKGEEEEGEEEGDKEKEDEEEAKEGDEEAKEGEEGGDEEEQKEEVTEAAEEEGEKEEKGEEEEAEVKEEAQEEVKAEEAEGKGEDAKVEDKEEEKEEEKKSEEKEEKEDKADAKKDDKADDKEAAPKTDDKAEPKKEKEEAKAAKPEAAEEKSTNGKK, via the exons ATGAGTAGCCTGGGATATGACCCCTACTATTCCACTTCGTCGTACAGGCGCTGGTTTGTCGAGGCTCCCCCTCGGGTGGTGACCAGAGGGAGGACCCACTCCGTCTACTCGTCCCACGCCTCCCCGCTGTCCTCCTCCCGTCTGCAGTACTCCTCTCCCGGCCGggtgctgctctcctcctcctcacaagCCTCTTCCCTGGAGCTGGAGCTCAACCAGGCAGCCCAGATCAGCTCTGACTTCCGTGCCATCCGCACCCAGGAGCGCAGCCAGCTGCAGGAGCTCAACGACCGCTTTGCCGGCTTCATCGAGAGAGTGCGtgagctggagcagcagaaTCGCGCtctggaggcagagctgctgctgctgaggcagaGGCACAATGAGCCGTCCCGCCTGAGAGCACTGTACGAGCAGGAGGCTCGGGCCCTGAGAGCGGCTGTGGACGAGGCCAGGGCAGAGCAGCAGGCTGTCATGGGACAGAGGGAGCGTCTGGAACAAACCCTGAGTGCTCTGCAGGGTCGATATGAAGAGGAAGTGCTGGGCCGTGAGGAGGCAGAGGCCAGGCTGATGGAGGCCCGGCGCGAGGCCGACCAGGCTGCCTTAGCCAAGGCTGAGCTGGAGAAGAGCATCGAAaccctgctggaggagctggccTTCCTCAAGAGGATCCACGAGGGCGAGGTGGCCGAGCTCCAGGCCCAGGTCCAACTGGGGGTCCAGGTGGCCGTGGAGTCCGAGGCCGCAACTCCTGACCTCTCCGGTGCTCTCAGGGAAATCCGGTCCCAGTACGAACGGCTGGCAGCAAGAAAcatgcaggcagcagaggagtggTTCAGAGGGAAGGTGGGCTCCATGACCGAGTCGGTGGCCCAGCACAGCGACGCCGTGAGGAGCTCCAAGGACGAGGCGGGAGAGTACCGACGTCAGCTCCAGACCCGCCTGCTGGAGATCGATGCGTGCAGAGGCCTCAACGAGTCCCTGGAGAAGCAGCTGCACgagatggaggagaagcagagtgCTGAGATTGCTGCTATGCAG GACACCATCGGAGAGCTGGAGAGTGAGCTGAGGGGCACCAAACAGGAAATGGCCCGCTACCTGAAGGAGTACCAGGACCTTCTGAATGTCAAGATGGCGCTGGACATCGAGATTGCTGCGTACAG gaagctgctggagggggaggagtcTCGCTTCAGTGTGGGAGTGGCTGGGGGCGTGTCCTCCCTGTACACCCACAGCCTGTCAGCACCCTCCTACGCCCGGCCCGTCTTCTCCAGCCTGAGCTCCGGCACCACCTACCTGATGACATCACGCCTGCTCAGCTCCAGCACCACCGAGGGGATCATCTCCTCCAGCCAGGCCCAGCAGGCAGAGGCCGGCCCACCcgcagaggaagagggggagcaggaggaggaggaggaggaggtgaaggaggcagaggaggagaaggaagaggaggcaggagaggagacagaagagacgaaggaggaggcggaggaagaggagaagggggaggaagaggaaggagaggaggagggagataaggagaaagaagatgaagaggaggctaaggaaggagatgaagaggctaaagaaggagaagagg GCGGCGATGAGGAGGAGCAAAAGGAAGAGGTGACAGAGGCCGctgaggaagagggggagaaagaggagaagggagaggaagaggaggccgaGGTTAAAGAAGAAGCACAAGAGGAGGTGAAAGCAGAAGAGGCTGAGGGCAAGGGCGAGGACGCAAAAGtagaagacaaagaggaagagaaggaagaagaaaagaaaagcgaggagaaggaggagaaagaggacaaGGCTGACGCCAAGAAAGACGACAAAGCCGACGACAAGGAGGCCGCTCCGAAAACAGACGACAAGGCTGAGCccaaaaaggagaaagaggaggcgAAAGCAGCCAAACCGGAGGCTGCTGAAGAGAAAAGCACAAATGGTAAAAAGTAA
- the LOC119030491 gene encoding syntaxin-2-like isoform X3 translates to MTETPESTVNMEEFLSTVGELRSLIEKTSRQAEELERRHGAILSAPTQDKRNKKELEQLNNETKRNANLVRAKLKSMQKDFNVDENSQSASVIQRIQKNQHSHLTRWFAEVMRGYHKAQVSFREKCKAQIQRQLEIVDKVTTDEELEEMLQRDNLAIFISDVSSQARISSQALSEIESRHQDIICLESSIKELHEIFVDTAMLLEIQGDLINNIEKNVTSAAEYVDISKDETYKAVAYKKNPYKVTSLPSFFKPFKRKTTDKTATDQNTSDLSHD, encoded by the exons AtgacagagacaccagagaGCACAGTCAACATGGAGGAGTTCTTGAGCACG gtgGGGGAGTTGAGAAGCCTCATTGAGAAGACATCTCGTCAGGCAGAGGAGTTGGAGAGGAGACATGGCGCCATCCTCTCTGCTCCCACCCAGGACAAGA gaaacaaaaaagagctggagcagctgaacaATGAGACCAAGAGGAACGCCAACTTGGTCCGAGCAAAGTTAAAAT CAATGCAAAAGGACTTTAACGTGGACGAGAACAGTCAAAGTGCTTCAGTAATCCAGCGTATTCAGAAGAACCAG CACTCCCACCTGACTCGTTGGTTTGCTGAAGTCATGAGGGGCTACCATAAGGCACAAGTCTCCTTCAGAGAGAAATGCAAAGCACAAATTCAGAGACAGCTGGAGATCG TGGATAAAGTGACTACagatgaggagctggaggagatgctGCAACGTGACAATCTTGCCATCTTCATATCTGAT GTCAGCTCTCAAGCTCGGATCTCAAGCCAGGCTCTGAGTGAGATTGAATCTCGTCATCAGGACATCATCTGCCTGGAGTCCAGCATCAAAGAGCTGCACGAGATATTTGTCGACACTGCCATGCTGCTGGAGATTCAG GGGGATCTGATCAACAACATAGAGAAGAACGTGACAAGTGCTGCAGAGTACGTAGACATTTCCAAAGATGAAACCTATAAAGCAGTCGCGTATAAGAAAAACCCCTATAAGGTAACTTCTCTCCCGAGCTTCTTTAAACCCTTCAAGAGGAAAACCACTGATAAAACTGCTACTGATCAAAACACTTCAGACTTGAGCCATGACTGA
- the LOC119030491 gene encoding syntaxin-2-like isoform X2, which translates to MKQQQKRGDMTETPESTVNMEEFLSTVGELRSLIEKTSRQAEELERRHGAILSAPTQDKRNKKELEQLNNETKRNANLVRAKLKSMQKDFNVDENSQSASVIQRIQKNQHSHLTRWFAEVMRGYHKAQVSFREKCKAQIQRQLEIVDKVTTDEELEEMLQRDNLAIFISDVSSQARISSQALSEIESRHQDIICLESSIKELHEIFVDTAMLLEIQGDLINNIEKNVTSAAEYVDISKDETYKAVAYKKNPYKVTSLPSFFKPFKRKTTDKTATDQNTSDLSHD; encoded by the exons ATG aagcagcagcagaagcgaGGTGATAtgacagagacaccagagaGCACAGTCAACATGGAGGAGTTCTTGAGCACG gtgGGGGAGTTGAGAAGCCTCATTGAGAAGACATCTCGTCAGGCAGAGGAGTTGGAGAGGAGACATGGCGCCATCCTCTCTGCTCCCACCCAGGACAAGA gaaacaaaaaagagctggagcagctgaacaATGAGACCAAGAGGAACGCCAACTTGGTCCGAGCAAAGTTAAAAT CAATGCAAAAGGACTTTAACGTGGACGAGAACAGTCAAAGTGCTTCAGTAATCCAGCGTATTCAGAAGAACCAG CACTCCCACCTGACTCGTTGGTTTGCTGAAGTCATGAGGGGCTACCATAAGGCACAAGTCTCCTTCAGAGAGAAATGCAAAGCACAAATTCAGAGACAGCTGGAGATCG TGGATAAAGTGACTACagatgaggagctggaggagatgctGCAACGTGACAATCTTGCCATCTTCATATCTGAT GTCAGCTCTCAAGCTCGGATCTCAAGCCAGGCTCTGAGTGAGATTGAATCTCGTCATCAGGACATCATCTGCCTGGAGTCCAGCATCAAAGAGCTGCACGAGATATTTGTCGACACTGCCATGCTGCTGGAGATTCAG GGGGATCTGATCAACAACATAGAGAAGAACGTGACAAGTGCTGCAGAGTACGTAGACATTTCCAAAGATGAAACCTATAAAGCAGTCGCGTATAAGAAAAACCCCTATAAGGTAACTTCTCTCCCGAGCTTCTTTAAACCCTTCAAGAGGAAAACCACTGATAAAACTGCTACTGATCAAAACACTTCAGACTTGAGCCATGACTGA